From a region of the Thermoplasmata archaeon genome:
- a CDS encoding UPF0179 family protein: MKVSVTLISKKLAKPGTVFQFLGPLVDCKDCSLKNVCFDLDFGKFYRITGLRAKEHACILYQDNKVVSIEIEEIPAQLNLPKKQAIDGGIITYSELNCDNIDCDNYSFCKMLGLKDGMKITIIDVGEKIDCPKGLDLVKVHVKW; the protein is encoded by the coding sequence ATGAAAGTTAGCGTAACTTTAATTAGTAAAAAACTTGCTAAACCCGGAACTGTTTTTCAGTTTTTGGGGCCTCTGGTAGATTGCAAAGATTGTTCTTTAAAAAATGTATGCTTTGACCTAGATTTTGGAAAATTTTACAGAATTACAGGATTAAGAGCGAAAGAACATGCTTGTATATTGTACCAGGATAATAAAGTGGTAAGCATTGAGATAGAGGAGATTCCTGCCCAATTGAACTTGCCAAAGAAACAAGCGATTGATGGGGGCATAATTACATACTCTGAACTCAACTGTGATAATATTGACTGTGATAATTACAGCTTTTGTAAAATGTTGGGTCTCAAAGATGGCATGAAAATTACAATTATAGATGTTGGCGAAAAAATTGATTGCCCTAAGGGGCTAGATCTTGTAAAAGTGCATGTAAAATGGTAA
- a CDS encoding NAD(P)-dependent glycerol-1-phosphate dehydrogenase gives MEFSKSKHMVLPREIYAGHNALEKLDNVCRHLELKKNVLIVTGPISYTIAGKAVEEILKNSGFNVSVISVDIANLSNLEKIKKYGEEIKADFLIGVGGGSKIDLAKKAAYDLCKPFISIPTTASHDGIVSPRASLRDDNSPISLEAAVPIGIIADTAILVKAPYRNLIAGAADLIANYTAVKDWELGEKIKNEEFSSSAYALAKYAAEEIFQYSTKIKPNDEDSVWIIVKNLIFSGVAMSIAGSSRPASGSEHLFAHAIEKSTDNRSLHGELVGVGTIIMSYLQGQDWQKVKDTLQRIGAPTTAKDLNLKDEEVVYALTIAHKIRNRYTILGDEGLSKDAAEKAARNTGVIS, from the coding sequence ATGGAATTTAGCAAATCAAAGCATATGGTTTTGCCGAGAGAGATATATGCAGGGCATAATGCACTGGAAAAGCTGGATAATGTATGCAGACATCTCGAACTGAAAAAAAATGTGTTGATTGTTACTGGCCCTATCTCATACACTATTGCAGGAAAAGCAGTGGAGGAAATATTGAAGAATTCAGGATTTAATGTATCAGTAATAAGCGTGGACATTGCAAATTTAAGTAACTTAGAAAAAATAAAAAAGTATGGCGAAGAAATAAAGGCTGATTTTTTGATTGGAGTTGGCGGGGGATCAAAGATAGATCTTGCAAAAAAAGCAGCATATGACCTATGTAAGCCATTTATAAGTATACCTACCACAGCTTCTCATGACGGAATAGTAAGTCCAAGAGCATCTCTGAGAGATGATAATAGTCCAATATCACTGGAAGCTGCAGTACCTATTGGAATTATTGCAGACACTGCTATATTAGTAAAAGCACCATATCGAAACCTTATTGCAGGTGCAGCAGATTTAATTGCAAATTATACAGCTGTAAAAGATTGGGAGCTTGGAGAGAAAATTAAAAACGAAGAATTTAGTAGTTCTGCTTATGCTCTGGCTAAATATGCTGCAGAAGAGATATTCCAATACAGCACAAAAATCAAGCCTAATGATGAGGACTCTGTATGGATCATTGTCAAAAATCTTATATTTTCAGGTGTGGCAATGAGCATTGCTGGATCTTCTAGGCCTGCTAGTGGTAGTGAACATTTATTTGCTCATGCAATAGAAAAAAGTACAGATAACAGATCTTTGCACGGAGAACTTGTTGGAGTAGGGACTATAATAATGAGCTATTTGCAAGGGCAAGACTGGCAAAAAGTGAAAGATACGCTCCAGAGAATTGGTGCGCCTACCACTGCAAAAGACCTGAATTTAAAGGACGAGGAGGTAGTATATGCTTTGACCATTGCCCATAAGATTCGAAATAGATATACGATACTTGGAGATGAGGGGCTATCAAAAGATGCTGCTGAGAAAGCAGCCAGAAATACTGGAGTGATTTCATGA
- a CDS encoding phenylalanine--tRNA ligase subunit alpha yields MELSNVEKTVLLRIKERNGKSVLVSELLKEGFKSMVELMNALSWLKMKGLLKLDEVIKTEYILTDDGKYAIENGLAERIVFDYIKDNEINTIENLIQNINKKIVTLGISHLKDLGCRIANGRIEILDPAKVDMKIRERELFLMNFKTEKNEELLKHFLKRGILEKKDIVERTVTLTDNGVKIINEGIELKEEISQITSELIQSGRWKEVEFRKYDVSLFAPKIYPGKIHPITSFIQQIRSIFLRMGFEEITGEYIQSAFWNMDALYIPQDHPAREMQDTFYLSYKNFELPEYKNTVKSVHENGFKESIGWGYKWNEDIAKKPLLRTHTTVNSIHYLFENREKEAFKVFTIGRVFRRENMDPTHLPEFTQIEGILTEKNANLSMLMGLIKEFYRAMGFTEIKLKPSYFPYTEPSVEIDVKYNDKWLELGGAGIFRTEVTEPLGVKTPVLAWGLGLERLAMLYFGIEDIRELYVSDIEKLKNLKVL; encoded by the coding sequence GTGGAGCTTAGTAACGTAGAAAAAACTGTATTATTGCGCATTAAAGAAAGAAATGGCAAAAGTGTTTTGGTATCTGAGCTTTTAAAAGAAGGATTCAAGTCTATGGTAGAGCTAATGAACGCACTATCTTGGCTGAAAATGAAAGGACTTTTAAAACTTGATGAGGTTATCAAAACAGAATATATACTTACTGATGATGGAAAATATGCCATAGAAAATGGTCTGGCAGAAAGAATAGTGTTTGATTACATAAAGGATAATGAGATCAATACGATTGAAAACTTAATTCAAAATATAAATAAGAAGATAGTGACATTAGGTATCTCTCATTTAAAAGATCTAGGATGCAGAATAGCTAATGGAAGAATTGAAATATTGGATCCTGCAAAAGTGGATATGAAAATAAGGGAAAGAGAATTATTTTTAATGAATTTTAAAACAGAAAAAAATGAGGAGTTACTTAAGCATTTTTTAAAAAGAGGTATACTAGAAAAGAAAGATATAGTAGAAAGAACAGTTACTTTAACTGATAACGGAGTAAAAATAATAAATGAAGGTATTGAGCTAAAAGAAGAGATTTCTCAGATCACATCTGAACTGATACAGTCAGGCAGATGGAAAGAGGTTGAGTTTAGAAAATACGATGTATCTCTGTTTGCGCCGAAAATATATCCCGGGAAGATTCATCCAATCACTAGCTTTATTCAACAAATACGATCTATTTTCTTGAGAATGGGATTTGAAGAGATAACGGGGGAGTATATACAAAGCGCATTTTGGAATATGGATGCTCTGTATATTCCTCAGGATCATCCGGCCAGAGAGATGCAGGATACGTTCTATTTATCTTACAAAAACTTTGAGTTGCCAGAGTATAAAAATACGGTCAAGTCAGTGCACGAAAATGGTTTTAAAGAGTCGATAGGATGGGGGTATAAATGGAATGAAGATATTGCTAAAAAGCCATTATTAAGAACCCATACCACGGTTAACTCTATCCATTACTTATTTGAAAATAGGGAAAAAGAGGCGTTTAAAGTATTTACCATTGGCAGAGTGTTCAGGAGAGAGAATATGGATCCCACCCATCTCCCTGAATTCACGCAGATAGAAGGAATATTGACTGAAAAAAATGCAAATTTATCTATGTTAATGGGACTAATAAAGGAATTTTACAGGGCTATGGGGTTTACAGAAATTAAACTTAAACCCTCATATTTTCCGTACACGGAACCTAGTGTTGAAATAGATGTTAAATATAATGATAAATGGTTAGAACTTGGAGGTGCTGGAATATTTAGAACCGAAGTTACAGAGCCGCT